A stretch of Lacipirellulaceae bacterium DNA encodes these proteins:
- the selB gene encoding selenocysteine-specific translation elongation factor, whose protein sequence is MKHLLLGTAGHIDHGKTSLVQALTGVDTDRLPDERRRQITIDLGFAPLSVGDYEIGIVDVPGHERFVRNMLAGATGVDLAMLVVAADDSVKPQTREHLEIFNHLGIKSGLVVITKCDLAEPEWIELVESEVKELVDGTFLAESPVVQVSSRTGEGIRALREHIETIAQQAIAHRDDALNTSFHLSIDRVFTMAGHGTIVTGSAASGQVRIGDELELQPSGRLVRVRGLQCHDQEVEQAARGQRVAVNLSGVHYDELARGEILCSPGTLRPTQLLTVELRISQQVAQSVKHRSAVRVHLGTATIPAKVALLGASQVEPGERVYAQLFLSQPVAAFWGQPFILRNVSPVVTLGGGRVLQPRAEKLKRTDDSNRQWLDALAGDDPCKRVAAVALASQVRGWDPNDLPMLAGVSNGKEIIDQLVQEGLLVALLASNGEAVYLHSQVFADLSQRILKLLEIEHQSTPLKEYVEPSRINKQLRSVSNSVFESLCMKLRDNKFIKFSKRGLALADWHPQLRTDQEALLDELLIKYQQCQLQSPPPAQLAEELKAPLENVAEMIEVAVEAGRLVRISKEVLLDTQVFEQAQALVTMKLNEANELSVSQIRELLGTTRKIAVPLCEYFDAIGLTRRDGDVRRLANHLRSSETAFEKASN, encoded by the coding sequence ATGAAGCACCTTCTTCTTGGCACTGCCGGGCATATTGATCACGGTAAAACGTCACTAGTTCAAGCTCTGACCGGTGTCGATACCGATCGGCTGCCTGACGAGCGACGTCGCCAGATTACGATCGATCTTGGGTTCGCCCCACTGTCAGTCGGCGATTACGAAATTGGCATCGTCGATGTGCCGGGGCATGAACGCTTCGTCCGCAACATGCTGGCCGGGGCGACCGGCGTGGACTTGGCAATGTTGGTGGTCGCTGCCGACGATTCAGTCAAGCCACAGACCCGTGAGCACTTGGAAATCTTCAATCACTTGGGAATCAAGTCTGGCTTGGTCGTCATCACCAAGTGCGATTTGGCAGAACCGGAGTGGATTGAACTGGTCGAGAGTGAAGTCAAAGAACTCGTCGATGGCACTTTCCTCGCCGAGTCGCCCGTCGTGCAGGTCAGCTCCCGAACCGGCGAGGGCATTCGGGCGCTACGCGAGCACATTGAAACGATTGCACAGCAAGCAATAGCGCATCGAGATGACGCGCTGAACACAAGTTTCCACCTTTCGATTGACCGCGTCTTTACCATGGCGGGACACGGCACGATCGTCACCGGAAGCGCTGCGAGCGGGCAGGTCCGCATTGGAGACGAGTTGGAACTCCAACCCTCAGGGCGGCTCGTCCGAGTTCGCGGCCTACAATGCCACGATCAGGAGGTTGAGCAAGCGGCCCGCGGCCAACGGGTGGCCGTCAATCTTTCCGGAGTCCACTACGACGAACTGGCTCGCGGGGAGATTCTTTGCAGCCCGGGAACTTTGCGTCCAACCCAACTCTTGACGGTTGAGTTACGAATCAGCCAGCAGGTTGCACAATCCGTCAAGCACCGCAGCGCTGTGCGCGTTCACCTGGGAACAGCCACTATTCCCGCGAAAGTCGCCTTGCTAGGGGCGTCGCAAGTTGAGCCCGGTGAACGGGTCTACGCGCAGTTGTTCCTATCCCAACCGGTCGCCGCGTTCTGGGGACAGCCGTTTATCTTGCGCAATGTCTCACCCGTGGTCACGCTCGGCGGCGGTCGCGTTCTACAACCAAGGGCTGAGAAGCTGAAACGCACCGACGACTCGAATCGCCAGTGGCTTGACGCCCTCGCGGGAGACGATCCCTGCAAACGTGTCGCTGCCGTCGCACTCGCCTCACAGGTACGAGGTTGGGACCCCAATGACCTACCGATGCTGGCGGGCGTTTCGAACGGGAAAGAAATCATTGATCAACTTGTTCAAGAAGGCCTGCTAGTCGCACTTCTCGCAAGCAACGGTGAAGCCGTCTATCTGCACAGCCAAGTGTTCGCAGACCTCTCACAACGCATCCTCAAACTATTGGAGATCGAACACCAAAGCACTCCCCTGAAAGAATACGTCGAGCCTTCGCGAATTAACAAGCAGCTCCGATCCGTTTCCAATAGTGTCTTCGAGTCGCTCTGCATGAAGCTACGGGATAACAAGTTCATCAAGTTCAGCAAACGAGGGCTCGCCCTCGCGGACTGGCACCCCCAACTTCGTACAGACCAAGAGGCACTCCTCGACGAGCTTCTAATAAAATACCAGCAATGCCAACTCCAATCCCCGCCGCCGGCGCAACTGGCCGAGGAATTAAAGGCACCACTTGAGAACGTCGCCGAGATGATTGAAGTCGCAGTCGAAGCTGGTCGGCTCGTGAGAATCTCCAAAGAGGTACTTCTCGACACGCAAGTTTTTGAGCAAGCTCAAGCTCTCGTTACCATGAAACTTAACGAAGCAAACGAGCTTTCCGTCAGCCAGATTCGCGAGCTGCTGGGAACTACCAGAAAGATCGCCGTGCCTCTGTGCGAATACTTCGACGCCATTGGTTTGACGCGACGTGATGGAGATGTCCGTAGGCTTGCCAATCACCTTCGATCAAGCGAGACAGCGTTCGAGAAGGCGTCCAACTAG
- a CDS encoding CoA-acylating methylmalonate-semialdehyde dehydrogenase, translating to MTTTATEAELVPILSGGSWKTIETAQSTDVFNPSTGEVIARTPHLSADQTNEIVAAAAAALPAWRETPVVERARVMFRYRTLMEQHFEELAALVTREHGKTLAEARAEVNRGVEMVEFAAGIPSLIMGDALPNIATSVDAEVVKHPVGVCVGITPYNFPNMVPLWMFPVAITCGNTFILKPSEKVPLSAICLVELLIEAGLPEGVMNIAHGDRTCVETLLTHPDVAAISFVGSTPIAKAIYETGTAHGKRVQAAGGAKNHLIVMPDADQEQTVKALSASAFGCAGQRCMAGSLTVAVGDAGDAVVPKLVDYAGAMRVGPSDGNEQVDMGPVIRDDHRQRVASYLDVANEEGATVALDGRRDFNDPGFLIGPSVVDHVAPSMRVAQEEVFGPLLSVVRVNTLEEALALGDNCEYGNGAVIFTRSGYAARQFKQHFNAGMIGVNVGVPAPMAWFPFTGWNRSFFGDLHIQGTESIQFYTRQKVTLTRWPQEGDSHLDPVWKEK from the coding sequence ATGACTACTACAGCAACCGAAGCAGAACTCGTCCCCATCCTCTCCGGCGGCAGTTGGAAGACGATTGAAACTGCACAATCGACCGATGTCTTCAATCCTTCGACTGGCGAGGTGATTGCCCGCACTCCGCACCTCAGCGCCGACCAGACGAATGAGATCGTCGCGGCCGCGGCTGCCGCCCTGCCCGCCTGGCGAGAGACGCCGGTCGTTGAACGTGCACGTGTGATGTTCCGCTATCGGACTCTGATGGAACAGCACTTCGAAGAGCTGGCGGCACTCGTTACGCGCGAACACGGCAAAACCCTCGCTGAAGCACGGGCCGAAGTGAACCGCGGCGTCGAGATGGTCGAGTTTGCCGCCGGCATCCCTAGCCTCATCATGGGCGACGCGTTGCCTAACATTGCGACAAGCGTCGACGCGGAAGTCGTCAAACACCCCGTGGGAGTTTGCGTAGGGATCACGCCTTATAACTTCCCAAACATGGTCCCGCTCTGGATGTTCCCTGTCGCCATCACCTGCGGTAACACCTTCATTCTCAAGCCGTCAGAAAAAGTGCCCCTCTCTGCAATCTGCCTCGTCGAGTTGCTGATTGAAGCCGGATTGCCTGAGGGCGTGATGAATATTGCTCACGGTGATCGTACGTGTGTCGAAACACTGCTTACGCACCCAGACGTCGCGGCAATCTCGTTCGTTGGTTCCACGCCCATCGCGAAAGCCATCTACGAAACGGGAACTGCTCACGGCAAGCGTGTGCAGGCCGCTGGCGGTGCGAAGAACCACTTGATCGTGATGCCTGATGCGGATCAAGAACAAACGGTCAAAGCTCTCTCCGCCAGCGCCTTCGGCTGTGCTGGCCAACGCTGCATGGCTGGTAGCCTAACCGTGGCGGTCGGTGACGCCGGCGATGCGGTCGTTCCAAAGTTGGTCGATTACGCCGGCGCAATGCGTGTTGGTCCCAGCGATGGCAACGAACAAGTCGACATGGGCCCAGTGATTCGTGACGACCATCGCCAGCGTGTCGCCAGCTACTTAGACGTCGCCAACGAAGAAGGCGCGACGGTTGCGTTGGATGGTCGACGCGATTTTAACGATCCTGGATTTCTCATCGGCCCCAGCGTCGTCGACCACGTTGCCCCCTCGATGCGAGTCGCTCAAGAAGAAGTTTTTGGACCGCTGCTCTCAGTGGTTCGCGTCAATACACTTGAAGAGGCGCTCGCACTGGGCGACAACTGCGAATACGGCAACGGCGCCGTAATCTTTACCCGCAGCGGCTATGCCGCCCGGCAGTTCAAGCAGCACTTCAACGCCGGCATGATCGGCGTGAACGTGGGAGTGCCTGCTCCGATGGCATGGTTCCCATTCACCGGCTGGAATCGCTCCTTCTTCGGCGACCTACACATCCAAGGCACCGAGAGCATCCAGTTCTACACGCGACAGAAAGTCACGCTCACGCGTTGGCCCCAAGAGGGCGACTCGCATCTGGATCCAGTTTGGAAAGAAAAATAG
- the selA gene encoding L-seryl-tRNA(Sec) selenium transferase, translating into MSDSNELLRNLPSVSALLEVANLQGASQQFGKAAVTRTARQVVHELREKLISANHPNETILNVEAVAELVSQHLNTQESTRLQPVINATGILLHTGLGRAPLPSAAVHAVTEAAQGYCNVELELASGERTRRSAHVADLLCELTGAEAAHVVNNNAGATALVLAALATDREVIVSHGELIEIGGGYRLPEVMETFGAKLRPVGTTNKTRAGDYEAAITEQTGALLVVHTSNYAIRGFTETPPVAQIAELAHRNKLPLVHDVGSGALLDFAQFGCHSEPVAADSIQAGADLVLFSGDKLLGGPQAGIIVGGQQWIERVVAHPLNRALRVDKTTLAALRATLQLYRQPESVTESIPLLGLLSTPVEELQLRAEKLAESIRSHTAQWGINVEEDEAYLGGGSVPDQSVASRSVSIDSDELSVDALAKALRTSDPSVVPRVHNGQLLLNLRSVLPVQDEPLAKAVIKAARSLNHESNE; encoded by the coding sequence GTGTCCGACAGTAATGAGCTACTGCGTAATCTCCCCAGCGTATCCGCATTGTTGGAAGTCGCAAACCTGCAAGGTGCATCTCAGCAGTTCGGCAAAGCAGCGGTTACCAGAACGGCAAGACAAGTTGTCCATGAATTGCGTGAGAAGTTGATCTCCGCCAATCATCCCAACGAAACAATCCTCAACGTCGAAGCAGTTGCCGAGCTTGTGTCGCAACATCTCAACACGCAAGAAAGCACAAGGCTGCAACCAGTAATCAATGCCACCGGGATCCTCCTGCACACAGGCTTGGGACGAGCGCCACTTCCATCCGCAGCCGTTCATGCGGTTACGGAAGCAGCCCAAGGCTATTGCAATGTCGAGCTTGAGTTGGCAAGCGGCGAGCGTACTCGACGGTCCGCTCATGTGGCGGACCTACTCTGCGAGTTGACCGGCGCCGAAGCGGCTCACGTGGTCAACAATAATGCCGGTGCGACGGCTCTAGTCTTGGCGGCATTGGCGACGGATCGCGAGGTGATCGTTTCCCACGGTGAATTGATCGAAATCGGAGGTGGCTACCGTTTGCCGGAAGTGATGGAAACCTTCGGGGCAAAACTGCGACCCGTCGGCACCACGAACAAAACCCGCGCCGGCGACTACGAAGCGGCAATCACCGAGCAAACCGGTGCGCTACTGGTAGTCCATACGAGTAACTATGCGATACGCGGCTTTACCGAGACGCCGCCAGTAGCACAAATCGCTGAACTCGCCCATCGAAACAAACTTCCGCTCGTCCACGATGTTGGCTCAGGCGCACTCCTAGACTTCGCCCAGTTCGGCTGTCATTCAGAGCCTGTAGCCGCTGACAGTATCCAAGCCGGTGCCGACCTTGTCCTCTTTAGCGGCGACAAACTTCTGGGCGGACCTCAGGCTGGCATCATTGTTGGTGGGCAGCAGTGGATTGAGCGTGTCGTTGCTCATCCACTCAACCGAGCCCTACGAGTCGACAAGACCACCCTTGCCGCCTTGCGTGCCACCTTGCAGCTTTATCGCCAACCGGAAAGTGTCACGGAATCGATTCCGCTCTTGGGTCTGTTGAGCACTCCTGTCGAAGAGCTTCAACTCCGGGCGGAAAAACTCGCCGAGTCGATTCGATCGCACACGGCTCAATGGGGAATCAACGTCGAAGAGGACGAAGCCTACCTCGGCGGCGGGTCTGTCCCCGATCAGTCAGTCGCCAGTCGGAGCGTCTCAATTGACTCCGATGAACTCAGCGTCGACGCTCTCGCAAAGGCTCTGCGAACAAGCGATCCTTCCGTCGTTCCAAGAGTCCACAACGGGCAATTACTTCTCAACCTTCGCAGCGTGCTCCCCGTACAAGATGAGCCGCTGGCGAAAGCTGTCATCAAAGCTGCACGAAGTTTGAACCACGAATCGAACGAATAA
- a CDS encoding nucleotide sugar dehydrogenase: MNEIAQKLSQLIESKQAKVGVVGLGYVGLPLIRALVKSGFTTIGFDVDQRKIDRLNAGESYIAHITDDEIASWTSSGKLIPTADPGELAGADAVLICVPTPLTPSRDPDLSYVESTVKELAKVLRPGQLICLESTTYPSTTRDVIVPVLEATGLKAGEDFFVAYSPEREDPGNKDWSTGSIPKVVGGSDEVSGQLATQLYESVVDKVVSVSSAEVAETCKILENTYRAVNIALVNELKVLCDKMGIDVWEVIDAAKTKPFGFQAFYPGPGLGGHCIPIDPFYLSWTARKHGLTTRFIELAGEINSAMPEYVVARLSEALNESGKPIKGSKIVVLGVAYKPDVDDDRESPAFRLMDLLMQRGADLSYNDPHVPQLKQVRKYDYSGFKSQELTPEFLAEQDCVLIATNHSAYDYSFIVKHARLVVDTRNATLGVSEGRERIVKA, translated from the coding sequence ATGAATGAAATCGCGCAAAAACTTAGCCAACTTATCGAGTCGAAACAAGCGAAAGTCGGAGTCGTAGGGCTGGGGTACGTAGGATTGCCCTTGATTCGGGCGCTGGTGAAATCCGGTTTTACGACGATCGGTTTCGACGTGGATCAGCGGAAGATTGATCGCTTGAATGCCGGTGAGAGCTACATTGCTCATATCACCGATGATGAGATCGCCAGTTGGACGTCTTCTGGAAAACTCATTCCTACGGCGGACCCTGGAGAATTGGCCGGCGCTGATGCTGTGCTGATTTGCGTTCCTACACCACTCACGCCCAGTCGCGACCCGGACTTGAGTTATGTGGAGTCGACGGTTAAGGAGTTGGCAAAGGTCCTTCGACCTGGGCAGCTTATTTGCTTGGAGAGTACAACCTATCCGAGTACTACCCGCGATGTGATCGTACCTGTGTTGGAAGCAACGGGGTTGAAAGCGGGAGAAGACTTTTTCGTTGCCTACAGTCCCGAACGCGAAGACCCAGGCAACAAGGATTGGTCTACCGGTAGTATTCCGAAGGTGGTTGGCGGGAGCGATGAGGTCAGTGGCCAACTGGCGACGCAGCTCTACGAGAGCGTCGTCGACAAGGTGGTCTCGGTCAGCTCCGCCGAAGTTGCTGAGACTTGTAAGATTCTGGAAAACACCTATCGAGCGGTGAACATCGCGTTGGTGAACGAATTAAAAGTCCTATGCGACAAGATGGGCATTGACGTTTGGGAAGTCATTGATGCGGCGAAGACCAAGCCGTTTGGTTTTCAAGCGTTCTATCCAGGCCCCGGTTTGGGCGGACACTGCATTCCGATTGATCCCTTCTACTTGAGTTGGACGGCTCGGAAGCATGGACTGACGACGCGGTTTATTGAGCTGGCTGGCGAGATCAACTCCGCGATGCCGGAGTACGTGGTGGCCCGGTTGTCGGAGGCGCTTAATGAATCGGGTAAGCCGATCAAAGGCAGCAAGATCGTCGTTCTCGGAGTGGCCTACAAGCCGGACGTGGATGACGACCGTGAGAGCCCCGCTTTTCGTCTGATGGACTTGCTCATGCAACGCGGAGCGGACCTCAGCTACAACGATCCGCACGTGCCGCAGCTCAAACAGGTGCGGAAGTACGACTACTCGGGCTTTAAAAGCCAGGAGCTAACGCCGGAGTTTCTTGCCGAGCAGGATTGCGTGCTCATCGCGACCAATCATAGTGCGTACGACTACAGCTTCATTGTGAAACACGCACGTTTGGTCGTGGATACGCGGAACGCGACGCTTGGTGTGAGCGAGGGGCGGGAGCGGATTGTGAAGGCGTAG
- a CDS encoding PEP-CTERM sorting domain-containing protein (PEP-CTERM proteins occur, often in large numbers, in the proteomes of bacteria that also encode an exosortase, a predicted intramembrane cysteine proteinase. The presence of a PEP-CTERM domain at a protein's C-terminus predicts cleavage within the sorting domain, followed by covalent anchoring to some some component of the (usually Gram-negative) cell surface. Many PEP-CTERM proteins exhibit an unusual sequence composition that includes large numbers of potential glycosylation sites. Expression of one such protein has been shown restore the ability of a bacterium to form floc, a type of biofilm.) produces the protein MPGKVGAEDIANFWISTRDAGPEVQTIQVLAGGTTTFDIWARPATGETLSAFSLNLVSTQSATLDFQSIEVYNPTVQVLPTVERHQLVFDTSEGLAIGVPANYIEAFSGLSILDGSSGLSDSIGIGPSCDMNDAHCSDASGDDSWRVATVTYMAGAAGTTTDLYLEIGTQGLWHDGGTPTDSSAVFGLATDTVHRWDTSGGQDNRDIYANTIGAYVGLGLADATIDVVAMLDSADFNSSTFVDGIDLLIWQRGFGSGTMFSEGDADHDSMVDADDLVVWQNQYGSVAVALPVVVAVPEPSSIWLLCLVLSSFLVSRF, from the coding sequence ATGCCAGGGAAAGTCGGCGCGGAGGATATTGCCAACTTCTGGATTTCTACGCGCGATGCGGGTCCCGAAGTGCAGACGATTCAGGTACTCGCCGGGGGCACGACGACCTTTGACATCTGGGCGCGACCCGCCACGGGAGAAACGCTCTCGGCGTTCTCTTTGAATCTGGTTTCTACGCAAAGTGCGACGCTCGATTTTCAATCGATTGAGGTCTACAACCCCACGGTGCAAGTGCTGCCCACGGTTGAGCGTCATCAGTTGGTGTTCGATACAAGCGAGGGGTTGGCGATTGGCGTCCCTGCGAATTACATCGAAGCTTTTTCAGGCTTAAGCATTCTCGACGGCTCCAGCGGCCTTTCCGACAGCATCGGAATCGGCCCTAGCTGCGACATGAACGATGCGCACTGCTCGGATGCTTCCGGGGATGACTCATGGCGCGTGGCAACGGTTACTTACATGGCGGGAGCTGCCGGAACGACGACCGATCTGTACCTGGAGATCGGCACCCAAGGCCTTTGGCATGACGGGGGAACACCGACAGACTCCAGTGCGGTGTTCGGCTTGGCAACCGATACGGTCCATCGCTGGGATACCAGCGGCGGCCAAGATAACCGTGACATCTATGCGAACACGATTGGTGCTTATGTGGGGCTGGGTCTGGCTGACGCGACGATTGATGTTGTCGCGATGCTTGATTCGGCGGACTTCAATTCGAGTACGTTCGTCGACGGAATTGATCTGCTGATTTGGCAACGCGGTTTCGGATCAGGGACGATGTTCTCCGAGGGGGACGCCGACCACGACTCAATGGTGGATGCTGACGACCTTGTGGTGTGGCAGAACCAGTACGGTTCGGTGGCGGTTGCGCTGCCCGTGGTAGTTGCCGTGCCGGAGCCGAGTTCCATCTGGTTGCTCTGTCTCGTTTTGTCGAGCTTTTTAGTGAGTCGATTTTGA
- the selD gene encoding selenide, water dikinase SelD codes for MNEELPQYEIVLLGIGHTNAHVLRMWRMNPLPGTRLTCVSNFGAATYSGMLPGTLAGLYQPDEMRIDLVRLCSAAGARLILDEVTGLDTGQQELHFASRPPMPFDALSIGVGSRPMEVPGDDKRVLPIKPMQTFLTRLDKRFSQLFGEQSDSPKKVVVVGAGAGGFEIISCLDRHLQRAYPSRDFELSLLDRGNEVLSSMPTRTQSLARRHLRGRGIEVLLDLQITQIDRRGRIQLSGGDELDCDLVIWATSARAPGVLDNFDLPKDNHGFLLTKPTLQSVGASSVFAVGDCGTVEAEAVPKAGVHAVRQGPVLWENLRLYLNRDSLREWRPQQSFLTLLNTGDERAILTYKGFSVHAGWCWRLKDWIDRRFMAKYQDYQPRMSSIMSPSPPDEAMHCGGCGSKVPANILSRVLSEIENVESGRVVLGLNEPDDVAVIEHASSAQTAVTTDFFTAFVDDPFLLGQVAAENALSDLYASASEPQAALAMVTVPHGPALRQEQFLREVLEGALQALRPAGVPIVGGHTIAGAQATVGFTLLGDSDPQRRTRKAGLRVGDQLVLTKPLGTGILLAAHSQALCEADWWEAVVASMLQTNRETSRTAQEVGVQAMTDVTGFGLAGHLCEMLVASGVSAEISLESLPVLPGAEDLVEQGIESTLAPGNREIEQRIRAADAVRRFSKYQLLFDPQTSGGILIGGAKEQLASLMEQLSDSAKVIGQVCEALGEGPVLRVH; via the coding sequence GTGAACGAAGAGCTACCCCAATATGAAATCGTCTTGCTGGGAATCGGCCATACGAACGCTCACGTGCTGCGGATGTGGCGGATGAATCCTCTGCCGGGGACGCGTCTCACTTGTGTTTCCAATTTTGGGGCGGCGACTTACTCAGGCATGCTCCCTGGCACGTTGGCCGGACTTTACCAGCCGGACGAAATGCGGATCGACTTGGTGCGCCTTTGCTCTGCTGCGGGAGCGAGATTGATTCTTGACGAGGTCACTGGCCTAGATACAGGGCAGCAGGAATTGCATTTTGCTTCTCGTCCTCCAATGCCGTTTGACGCTTTATCGATTGGTGTCGGCTCGCGTCCAATGGAAGTGCCGGGTGATGACAAACGCGTGCTTCCGATTAAACCGATGCAAACGTTTCTCACGCGGTTGGATAAGCGATTCAGCCAACTCTTCGGCGAGCAGTCTGATAGCCCTAAAAAAGTCGTGGTCGTGGGGGCAGGTGCCGGTGGGTTTGAAATAATTTCCTGCTTGGATCGGCATTTGCAACGGGCGTACCCGTCCCGCGACTTTGAACTGAGTCTGCTGGACCGCGGCAACGAAGTTCTCTCTTCAATGCCCACTCGAACCCAGTCGCTGGCACGTAGGCACTTGCGTGGGAGAGGCATTGAGGTGCTGCTTGATTTACAGATCACGCAGATCGATCGTCGCGGCAGGATTCAACTTTCTGGCGGAGACGAGCTTGATTGCGATCTTGTCATTTGGGCGACCTCCGCACGAGCGCCTGGTGTCCTCGACAACTTCGATCTCCCGAAGGACAACCACGGCTTCCTGCTCACGAAGCCGACGCTCCAGAGTGTAGGAGCGAGTTCCGTCTTTGCGGTGGGGGATTGCGGAACTGTGGAGGCGGAAGCGGTCCCTAAGGCAGGCGTTCATGCAGTGCGTCAGGGGCCTGTCTTGTGGGAGAATCTGCGACTCTATTTGAATCGTGATTCGCTCCGCGAATGGCGGCCTCAACAGTCGTTTCTAACGCTACTCAACACGGGCGATGAGCGGGCAATTCTAACTTACAAAGGCTTCAGTGTTCATGCTGGGTGGTGTTGGCGATTGAAGGACTGGATTGATCGTCGATTCATGGCGAAGTATCAAGACTATCAGCCGCGGATGAGTTCGATTATGTCACCGAGTCCTCCAGACGAAGCGATGCACTGCGGAGGTTGCGGAAGTAAAGTCCCGGCGAACATTCTCTCGCGTGTTCTGTCCGAAATTGAAAACGTTGAGTCAGGGCGAGTGGTCCTGGGGCTTAACGAACCCGATGACGTCGCAGTGATAGAGCACGCGTCATCAGCGCAGACGGCCGTGACGACCGACTTTTTCACGGCTTTCGTAGACGATCCTTTCCTGTTGGGGCAAGTTGCGGCAGAGAACGCTTTGAGCGATCTGTATGCTTCGGCAAGCGAACCTCAGGCGGCGCTGGCGATGGTCACCGTTCCTCACGGACCCGCGCTAAGACAAGAGCAGTTTTTACGCGAGGTTCTCGAAGGAGCTCTCCAAGCCCTCCGTCCGGCTGGAGTACCGATCGTCGGTGGTCATACGATCGCGGGAGCGCAAGCCACCGTTGGGTTTACTCTGCTTGGCGATAGCGACCCGCAGCGGCGAACTCGCAAAGCTGGTCTTCGTGTAGGCGACCAACTGGTGTTAACCAAGCCATTGGGAACTGGCATTTTGCTGGCAGCTCACAGCCAAGCGTTGTGTGAAGCTGATTGGTGGGAAGCAGTCGTTGCATCCATGTTACAGACCAATCGTGAAACAAGTCGCACTGCGCAGGAAGTTGGTGTGCAAGCGATGACGGACGTGACTGGTTTCGGCTTGGCCGGTCACTTGTGCGAAATGCTAGTCGCGTCCGGGGTGAGTGCGGAGATTTCGCTTGAGTCGCTCCCAGTCTTACCAGGAGCTGAAGACTTGGTAGAGCAGGGCATTGAGAGTACGCTAGCTCCAGGCAACCGCGAGATTGAGCAGAGGATTCGCGCCGCCGACGCTGTCAGGAGATTCTCGAAATATCAGCTCCTCTTCGATCCACAGACTTCTGGTGGGATACTGATAGGGGGCGCCAAGGAGCAGCTCGCGTCTCTCATGGAGCAACTGTCCGATTCGGCGAAAGTGATCGGTCAGGTGTGCGAGGCCCTCGGCGAAGGGCCCGTATTGCGCGTACACTAA
- a CDS encoding nitrilase-related carbon-nitrogen hydrolase, with product MARMVRGALIQATLCEPATSPVEKIKQAMIDKHVEMIAQAADQGAQVCCLQELFYGPYFCAEQEIKWYELTERLPDGPTTKLMQELAKKHNMVLVVPMYEEDITGVYYNSASVIDADGEYLGKFRKIHIPHCQPGFFEKFYFRPGNMGYPIFETRIGKVGVYICYDRHFPDGARCLGLNGAEIVFNPSATVAGLSEYLWKIEQPAHAVANQYFVGAINRPGWEEPWRIGEFYGQSYFVDPRGQFISQSEKRDEDDIVIADMDFDMIREVRNTWQFFRDRRPETYDAIVAP from the coding sequence ATGGCACGTATGGTCCGTGGTGCACTCATTCAGGCGACTCTCTGCGAGCCGGCCACCTCGCCGGTCGAGAAAATCAAGCAGGCGATGATCGACAAGCATGTCGAGATGATCGCACAGGCGGCAGACCAAGGTGCACAAGTCTGTTGTTTGCAGGAACTCTTCTATGGGCCGTATTTTTGTGCTGAGCAGGAAATCAAGTGGTACGAGCTGACCGAGCGTCTCCCGGATGGGCCGACGACGAAGCTGATGCAGGAGCTTGCCAAGAAGCACAACATGGTGCTCGTCGTGCCGATGTACGAAGAGGACATCACGGGTGTCTACTACAACTCGGCTTCGGTGATCGATGCCGACGGCGAGTACCTAGGAAAGTTCCGCAAGATCCACATTCCCCATTGTCAGCCCGGGTTCTTTGAAAAGTTCTACTTTCGGCCTGGCAATATGGGGTACCCAATCTTCGAGACTCGCATCGGCAAAGTCGGCGTTTACATCTGCTACGACCGCCACTTCCCCGACGGGGCGCGCTGCTTAGGGCTGAATGGTGCCGAGATCGTGTTTAACCCATCAGCGACCGTCGCCGGCTTGAGCGAGTATCTGTGGAAGATTGAGCAGCCGGCCCATGCCGTAGCCAATCAGTACTTTGTCGGAGCAATCAATCGTCCTGGTTGGGAAGAGCCTTGGCGGATCGGAGAATTCTACGGCCAGAGTTACTTCGTTGATCCGCGAGGGCAGTTTATTTCGCAAAGCGAGAAACGCGACGAGGATGACATCGTGATCGCCGACATGGACTTTGACATGATCCGCGAAGTGCGGAACACGTGGCAGTTCTTCCGGGACCGTCGGCCTGAGACCTACGACGCGATTGTTGCGCCGTAG